Proteins encoded together in one Sylvia atricapilla isolate bSylAtr1 chromosome 2, bSylAtr1.pri, whole genome shotgun sequence window:
- the TRIM3 gene encoding tripartite motif-containing protein 3 — MARHEPASPVVRQIDQQFLICSICLDRYCNPKVLPCLHTFCERCLQNYIPAQSLSLSCPVCRQTSILPERGVPALPNNFFITNLMEVLQRDPDPRGAPPAPLPPLGAATGQPLCCPNHEGKVMEFYCEPCETAMCRECTEGERREHRDHRTVPLRDVLEQHKAALQHQLDAVRARLPQLAAAVGLVAEISRQLGQRRAEAEAEIGSSFEELEAALRQRREVLLRDLEATCAAKQQVLEAQLEVLRQGQESILSSCAFTEQALHHGSATEVLLVQKQMGERLRELAARPFPEHPHENAQLEFHAEPEGLRRSIQNLGALLTTSATAHTTVATGEGLRQAVVGQPCSLSVTTKDKDGALVRSGGARLRFAVTGPDGAAAEAEVQDNRNGTYELVYTPRTEGDFVLSILLYGQPVRGSPFRARALRPSDVPPSPEEAKRRVKSPGGGHVRQKALRRPASMYGSAKRKENPIEDELIFRVGSRGREKGEFTNLQGISTSSAGRIVVADSNNQCVQVFSNEGQFRLRFGVRGRSPGQLQRPTGVSVDTNGDIIVADYDNRWVSVFSPEGKFKTKLGAGRLMGPKGVAVDRNGHIIVVDNKACCVFIFQPNGKLVARFGSRGTAERQFAGPHFVAVNNKNEIVVTDFHNHSVKVYNAEGEFLFKFGSHGEGNGQFNAPTGVAVDSNGNIIVADWGNSRIQVFDSAGSFLSYINTAADPLYGPQGLALTSDGHVVVADSGNHCFKAYRYLQ, encoded by the exons ATGGCCCGCCATGAGCCCGCCAGCCCGGTGGTGCGGCAGATTGACCAACAGTTCCTGATCTGCAGCATCTGCCTCGACCGCTACTGCAACCCCAAggtgctgccctgcctgcacacCTTCTGCGAGAG GTGTCTGCAGAACTACATTCCGGCCCAGAGCCTGTCCCTGTCGTGCCCCGTGTGCCGCCAGACCTCGATCCTGCCCGAGCGGGGGGTCCCGGCGCTGCCCAACAACTTCTTCATCACCAACCTGATGGAGGTGCTGCAGCGGGACCCTGACCCCCGCGGGGCCCCCCCTGCACCCCTGCCCCCCCTGGGCGCCGCCACCGGGCAGCCGCTCTGCTGCCCGAACCACGAGGGAAAG GTGATGGAGTTCTACTGCGAGCCCTGTGAGACGGCCATGTGCCGGGAGTGCACAGagggggagcggcgggagcaCCGGGACCACCGCACCGTGCCGCTGCGTgatgtgctggagcagcacaaggcagccctgcagcaccagctcgACGCTGTGCGTGCCAG ACtcccacagctggcagcagctgtggggctggtggCCGAGATCAGCCGGCAGCTGGGGCAACGCCGGGCTGAGGCTGAGGCAGAGATCGGGAGCAGCTTCGAGGAGCTGGAGGCGGCGCTGCGGCAGCGGCGGGAGGTGCTGCTGCGTGACCTGGAGGCCACCTGTGCTGCCAAGCAGCAG GTGCTGGAGGCGCAGCTGGAGGTGCTGCggcagggccaggagagcaTCCTGAGCAGCTGCGCGTTCACAGAGCAGGCGCTGCACCACGGCTCAGCCACGGAGGTGCTGTTGGTGCAGAAGCAGATGGGCGAGCGGCTGCGGGAGCTGGCGGCGCGGCCCTTCCCCGAGCACCCGCACGAGAACGCGCAGCTCGAGTTCCACGCCGAGCCCGAGGGGCTGCGCCGCTCCATCCAGAACCTGGGCGCGCTGCTGACCACCAGCGCCACGGCGCACACCACGGTGGCCACGGGCGAGGGGCTGCGCCAGGCCGTGGTggggcagccctgctccctcagcGTCACCACCAAGGACAAGGACGGGGCGCTGGTGCGCAGCGGTGGCGCCCGCCTGCGCTTCGCCGTGACGGGCCCCGACGGCGCCGCGGCCGAGGCCGAGGTGCAGGACAACCGCAACGGCACCTACGAGCTGGTGTACACGCCGCGCACCGAGGGTGACTTTGTGCTGTCCATCCTGCTGTACGGGCAGCCCGTGCGCGGCTCCCCGTTCCGCGCGCGCGCCCTGCGCCCCAGCGACGTGCCCCCGTCCCCCGAGGAGGCCAAGCGCCGCGTCAAGTCCCCGGGAGGGGGGCACGTGCGGCAGAAGGCCCTGCGCCGCCCCGCCAGCATGTACGGCAGCGCCAAGCGCAAGGAGAACCCCATCGAGGATGAGCTCATCTTTCGTGTCG GCAGCCGTGGCCGGGAGAAGGGCGAGTTCACCAACTTGCAGGGGATCTCCACATCCAGCGCCGGCCGCATCGTCGTGGCTGACAGCAACAACCAGTGCGTGCAG gTGTTCAGTAACGAGGGGCAGTTCCGGCTGCGTTTCGGGGTGCGGGGGCgttccccagggcagctgcagcgCCCCACGGGTGTCTCAGTGGACACCAATGGTGACATCATTGTGGCCGACTACGACAACCGCTGGGTCAGCGTCTTCTCACCTGAGGGCAAGTTCAAG ACAAAGCTGGGTGCGGGGCGGCTGATGGGCCCCAAGGGTGTCGCCGTGGACCGCAATGGGCACATCATCGTGGTGGACAACAAGGCCTGCTGCGTCTTCATCTTCCAGCCCAACGGGAAGCTGGTGGCACGTTTTGGCTCCCGTGGCACCGCTGAGCGCCAGTTTGCAG GACCCCATTTTGTGGCTGTCAACAACAAGAATGAGATCGTGGTGACCGACTTCCACAACCACTCAGTGAAG GTGTACAACGCAGAGGGCGAGTTCCTGTTCAAGTTTGGGTCTCATGGGGAGGGCAACGGGCAGTTCAACGCACCCACAGGAGTGGCCGTGGACAGCAATGGCAACATCATCGTGGCTGACTGGGGCAACAGCCGCATCCAG
- the ARFIP2 gene encoding arfaptin-2 isoform X3 — MSDGILSKAATMEIPISSNGDTSSLPEDDGLEQDLQQVMVSGPNLNETSIVSGGYGGTAEGIIPTGTIKAPPFPGSLVHPHPPRGPPVPPSAPAARRMARPAAAPAGPGLHPPPPGPPPGGEEVVRGIAVEKFDIVKKWGINTYKCTKQLLSERFGRGSRTVDLELETQIELLRETKRKYESVLQLARALTAHLYSLVQTQHALGDAFADLSQKSPELQEEFGYNAETQKLLCKNGETLLGAVNFFVSSINTLVNKTMEDTLMTVKQYETARLEYDAYRTDLEELSMGPRDAGAVSRLDAAQSQFQSHKDKYEKLRADVAIKLKFLEENKIKVMHKQLLLFHNAISAYFAGNQQQLEQTLKQFNIKLKTPGAEKPSWLEEQ, encoded by the exons ATGTCGGACGGGATCCTGAGCAAGGCAGCCACCATGGAGATCCCCATCAGCAGCAACGGGGACACCAGCAGCCTCCCCGAGGACGACGGCCTGGAGCAG GATCTGCAGCAGGTGATGGTGTCGGGACCCAACCTGAATGAGACCAGCATTGTGTCAGGCGGCTATGGGGGCACAGCCGAGGGTATCATCCCCACCGGCACCATCAAAG cccccccaTTTCCAGGCTCTCTTGTCCACCCTCACCCCCCCCGAGGACCGCCGGTGCCCCCCAGCGCGCCTGCTGCCCGTAGGATGGCCCGCCCGGCCGCTGCTCCCGCAG gccccGGGCTGCACCCACCACCCCCAGGACCCCCACCTGGTGGAGAGGAGGTCGTGCGTGGCATTGCCGTTGAGAAGTTTGACATTGTCAAGAAGTGGGGGATCAACACCTACAAG TGCACCAAGCAGCTGCTCTCGGAGCGGTTCGGCCGGGGCTCCCGCACGGTGGACCTGGAGCTGGAGACCCAGATCGAGCTGCTGCGGGAGACCAAGCGCAAGTACGAGAGCGTGCTGCAGCTGGCACGGGCACTCACGGCCCACCTCTACAGCCTCGTACAGACCCAGCACGCCCTGGGGGACGCCTTTGCTGACCTCAGCCAGAAATCTCCTGAGCTCCAG gaggaGTTTGGGTACAACGCAGAGACGCAGAAGTTGCTGTGCAAGAACGGGGAGACGCTGCTGGGTGCCGTCAACTTTTTCGTGTCCAGCATCAACACACTGGTCAACAAGACCATGGAGGACACGCTTATGACAGTCAAGCAGTATGAGACGGCCAG GTTGGAGTATGACGCGTACCGCACggacctggaggagctgagcatGGGCCCACGCGACGCCGGCGCTGTGAGCCGCCTCGACGCAGCCCAGAGCCAGTTCCAGAGCCACAAGGACAAGTATGAGAAGCTGCGGGCAGACGTGGCCATCAAGCTCAAATTCTTGGAGGAGAACAAG aTCAAGGTGATGCACAAGCAACTGCTGCTGTTCCACAATGCCATCTCTGCGTACTTTGCCGggaaccagcagcagctggagcagaccCTCAAGCAGTTCAACATCAAGCTCAAGACCCCCGGTGCTGAGAAGCCCTCCTGGCTGGAGGAGCAGTGA
- the ARFIP2 gene encoding arfaptin-2 isoform X2 — MALGDGGLCPQGSTLELGRAVSPPGRGRLTGNGFRGARPWPRLPWNVPGPVRPQRAPPPAALLRLRTWLPCPPGRGRLGAANAAVPGQSLRDAGIPDRALRMSDGILSKAATMEIPISSNGDTSSLPEDDGLEQDLQQVMVSGPNLNETSIVSGGYGGTAEGIIPTGTIKGPGLHPPPPGPPPGGEEVVRGIAVEKFDIVKKWGINTYKCTKQLLSERFGRGSRTVDLELETQIELLRETKRKYESVLQLARALTAHLYSLVQTQHALGDAFADLSQKSPELQEEFGYNAETQKLLCKNGETLLGAVNFFVSSINTLVNKTMEDTLMTVKQYETARLEYDAYRTDLEELSMGPRDAGAVSRLDAAQSQFQSHKDKYEKLRADVAIKLKFLEENKIKVMHKQLLLFHNAISAYFAGNQQQLEQTLKQFNIKLKTPGAEKPSWLEEQ; from the exons ATGGCCCTGGGCGATGGCGGCCTCTGCCCGCAGGGTTCGACCCTGGAGCTGGGccgggccgtgtccccgccggGGAGGGGACGGCTCACAGGTAACGGGTTCAGAGGAGCCCGCCCCTGGCCCCGCCTGCCCTGGAATGTGCCCGGACCGGTCCGGCCGCAGCGGGCCCCCCCTCCCGCCGCTCTCCTGCGGCTGCGGACGTGGCTCCCGTGCCCTCCTGGCCGAGGGCGGCTGGGCGCTGCTAACGCCGCTGTCCCGGGGCAGAGTCTGCGGGACGCGGGGATCCCCGACCGG GCCCTGAGGATGTCGGACGGGATCCTGAGCAAGGCAGCCACCATGGAGATCCCCATCAGCAGCAACGGGGACACCAGCAGCCTCCCCGAGGACGACGGCCTGGAGCAG GATCTGCAGCAGGTGATGGTGTCGGGACCCAACCTGAATGAGACCAGCATTGTGTCAGGCGGCTATGGGGGCACAGCCGAGGGTATCATCCCCACCGGCACCATCAAAG gccccGGGCTGCACCCACCACCCCCAGGACCCCCACCTGGTGGAGAGGAGGTCGTGCGTGGCATTGCCGTTGAGAAGTTTGACATTGTCAAGAAGTGGGGGATCAACACCTACAAG TGCACCAAGCAGCTGCTCTCGGAGCGGTTCGGCCGGGGCTCCCGCACGGTGGACCTGGAGCTGGAGACCCAGATCGAGCTGCTGCGGGAGACCAAGCGCAAGTACGAGAGCGTGCTGCAGCTGGCACGGGCACTCACGGCCCACCTCTACAGCCTCGTACAGACCCAGCACGCCCTGGGGGACGCCTTTGCTGACCTCAGCCAGAAATCTCCTGAGCTCCAG gaggaGTTTGGGTACAACGCAGAGACGCAGAAGTTGCTGTGCAAGAACGGGGAGACGCTGCTGGGTGCCGTCAACTTTTTCGTGTCCAGCATCAACACACTGGTCAACAAGACCATGGAGGACACGCTTATGACAGTCAAGCAGTATGAGACGGCCAG GTTGGAGTATGACGCGTACCGCACggacctggaggagctgagcatGGGCCCACGCGACGCCGGCGCTGTGAGCCGCCTCGACGCAGCCCAGAGCCAGTTCCAGAGCCACAAGGACAAGTATGAGAAGCTGCGGGCAGACGTGGCCATCAAGCTCAAATTCTTGGAGGAGAACAAG aTCAAGGTGATGCACAAGCAACTGCTGCTGTTCCACAATGCCATCTCTGCGTACTTTGCCGggaaccagcagcagctggagcagaccCTCAAGCAGTTCAACATCAAGCTCAAGACCCCCGGTGCTGAGAAGCCCTCCTGGCTGGAGGAGCAGTGA
- the ARFIP2 gene encoding arfaptin-2 isoform X1 produces MALGDGGLCPQGSTLELGRAVSPPGRGRLTGNGFRGARPWPRLPWNVPGPVRPQRAPPPAALLRLRTWLPCPPGRGRLGAANAAVPGQSLRDAGIPDRALRMSDGILSKAATMEIPISSNGDTSSLPEDDGLEQDLQQVMVSGPNLNETSIVSGGYGGTAEGIIPTGTIKAPPFPGSLVHPHPPRGPPVPPSAPAARRMARPAAAPAGPGLHPPPPGPPPGGEEVVRGIAVEKFDIVKKWGINTYKCTKQLLSERFGRGSRTVDLELETQIELLRETKRKYESVLQLARALTAHLYSLVQTQHALGDAFADLSQKSPELQEEFGYNAETQKLLCKNGETLLGAVNFFVSSINTLVNKTMEDTLMTVKQYETARLEYDAYRTDLEELSMGPRDAGAVSRLDAAQSQFQSHKDKYEKLRADVAIKLKFLEENKIKVMHKQLLLFHNAISAYFAGNQQQLEQTLKQFNIKLKTPGAEKPSWLEEQ; encoded by the exons ATGGCCCTGGGCGATGGCGGCCTCTGCCCGCAGGGTTCGACCCTGGAGCTGGGccgggccgtgtccccgccggGGAGGGGACGGCTCACAGGTAACGGGTTCAGAGGAGCCCGCCCCTGGCCCCGCCTGCCCTGGAATGTGCCCGGACCGGTCCGGCCGCAGCGGGCCCCCCCTCCCGCCGCTCTCCTGCGGCTGCGGACGTGGCTCCCGTGCCCTCCTGGCCGAGGGCGGCTGGGCGCTGCTAACGCCGCTGTCCCGGGGCAGAGTCTGCGGGACGCGGGGATCCCCGACCGG GCCCTGAGGATGTCGGACGGGATCCTGAGCAAGGCAGCCACCATGGAGATCCCCATCAGCAGCAACGGGGACACCAGCAGCCTCCCCGAGGACGACGGCCTGGAGCAG GATCTGCAGCAGGTGATGGTGTCGGGACCCAACCTGAATGAGACCAGCATTGTGTCAGGCGGCTATGGGGGCACAGCCGAGGGTATCATCCCCACCGGCACCATCAAAG cccccccaTTTCCAGGCTCTCTTGTCCACCCTCACCCCCCCCGAGGACCGCCGGTGCCCCCCAGCGCGCCTGCTGCCCGTAGGATGGCCCGCCCGGCCGCTGCTCCCGCAG gccccGGGCTGCACCCACCACCCCCAGGACCCCCACCTGGTGGAGAGGAGGTCGTGCGTGGCATTGCCGTTGAGAAGTTTGACATTGTCAAGAAGTGGGGGATCAACACCTACAAG TGCACCAAGCAGCTGCTCTCGGAGCGGTTCGGCCGGGGCTCCCGCACGGTGGACCTGGAGCTGGAGACCCAGATCGAGCTGCTGCGGGAGACCAAGCGCAAGTACGAGAGCGTGCTGCAGCTGGCACGGGCACTCACGGCCCACCTCTACAGCCTCGTACAGACCCAGCACGCCCTGGGGGACGCCTTTGCTGACCTCAGCCAGAAATCTCCTGAGCTCCAG gaggaGTTTGGGTACAACGCAGAGACGCAGAAGTTGCTGTGCAAGAACGGGGAGACGCTGCTGGGTGCCGTCAACTTTTTCGTGTCCAGCATCAACACACTGGTCAACAAGACCATGGAGGACACGCTTATGACAGTCAAGCAGTATGAGACGGCCAG GTTGGAGTATGACGCGTACCGCACggacctggaggagctgagcatGGGCCCACGCGACGCCGGCGCTGTGAGCCGCCTCGACGCAGCCCAGAGCCAGTTCCAGAGCCACAAGGACAAGTATGAGAAGCTGCGGGCAGACGTGGCCATCAAGCTCAAATTCTTGGAGGAGAACAAG aTCAAGGTGATGCACAAGCAACTGCTGCTGTTCCACAATGCCATCTCTGCGTACTTTGCCGggaaccagcagcagctggagcagaccCTCAAGCAGTTCAACATCAAGCTCAAGACCCCCGGTGCTGAGAAGCCCTCCTGGCTGGAGGAGCAGTGA
- the ARFIP2 gene encoding arfaptin-2 isoform X4 produces the protein MRPALCQAAMGAQPRVSSPPCTKQLLSERFGRGSRTVDLELETQIELLRETKRKYESVLQLARALTAHLYSLVQTQHALGDAFADLSQKSPELQEEFGYNAETQKLLCKNGETLLGAVNFFVSSINTLVNKTMEDTLMTVKQYETARLEYDAYRTDLEELSMGPRDAGAVSRLDAAQSQFQSHKDKYEKLRADVAIKLKFLEENKIKVMHKQLLLFHNAISAYFAGNQQQLEQTLKQFNIKLKTPGAEKPSWLEEQ, from the exons ATGAGACCAGCATTGTGTCAGGCGGCTATGGGGGCACAGCCGAGGGTATCATCCCCACCG TGCACCAAGCAGCTGCTCTCGGAGCGGTTCGGCCGGGGCTCCCGCACGGTGGACCTGGAGCTGGAGACCCAGATCGAGCTGCTGCGGGAGACCAAGCGCAAGTACGAGAGCGTGCTGCAGCTGGCACGGGCACTCACGGCCCACCTCTACAGCCTCGTACAGACCCAGCACGCCCTGGGGGACGCCTTTGCTGACCTCAGCCAGAAATCTCCTGAGCTCCAG gaggaGTTTGGGTACAACGCAGAGACGCAGAAGTTGCTGTGCAAGAACGGGGAGACGCTGCTGGGTGCCGTCAACTTTTTCGTGTCCAGCATCAACACACTGGTCAACAAGACCATGGAGGACACGCTTATGACAGTCAAGCAGTATGAGACGGCCAG GTTGGAGTATGACGCGTACCGCACggacctggaggagctgagcatGGGCCCACGCGACGCCGGCGCTGTGAGCCGCCTCGACGCAGCCCAGAGCCAGTTCCAGAGCCACAAGGACAAGTATGAGAAGCTGCGGGCAGACGTGGCCATCAAGCTCAAATTCTTGGAGGAGAACAAG aTCAAGGTGATGCACAAGCAACTGCTGCTGTTCCACAATGCCATCTCTGCGTACTTTGCCGggaaccagcagcagctggagcagaccCTCAAGCAGTTCAACATCAAGCTCAAGACCCCCGGTGCTGAGAAGCCCTCCTGGCTGGAGGAGCAGTGA
- the TIMM10B gene encoding mitochondrial import inner membrane translocase subunit Tim10 B isoform X1 — MDPAAEHRQQLRSENRWVLKGPGRLGLAGDTPGLPVDFAGPGPAPPGMTRACSPAAGLPAGLQPYDRAVLPPLCLQPQLPPAHGPRGERGTGGRRSGVPTPPDPIPSPPQESCLDSCAARLVRANHRLMGAYVGLMPALLQRRAAEHGAPAGPSGLPGSPEPAPGPAESSPDAPAAGT; from the exons aTGGACCCGGCGGCCGAGCATCGGCAGCAGCTCCGCAGC GAGAACCGGTGGGTCCTGAAGGGACCCGGGCGTCTCGGGCTGGCCGGGGACACGCCGGGGCTCCCGGTGGATTTCGCGGGTCCCGGACCGGCTCCGCCCGGTATGACCCGCGCCTGCTCCCCAGCTGCGGGACTTCCTGCTGGTCTACAACCGTATGACCGAGCTGTGCTTCCGCCATTGTGTCTGCAACCTCAACTACCGCCTGCTCACGGGCCGCGAGGTGAGCGGGGCACGGGGGGCCGCAGGTCGGGTGTCCCCACGCCCCCTGACCCCATCCCGTCCCCCCCGCAGGAGTCGTGCCTGGACAGCTGCGCGGCGAGGCTGGTCCGCGCCAACCACCGCCTGATGGGCGCCTACGTGGGACTGATGCCGGCACTGCTGCAACGCCGCGCAGCCGAGCACGGGGCGCCAGCGGGGCCATCCGGACTCCCGGGCTCCCCTGAGccggccccgggccccgcggAGTCCTCGCCAGACGCTCCCGCTGCCGGCACGTAG
- the TIMM10B gene encoding mitochondrial import inner membrane translocase subunit Tim10 B isoform X2, protein MDPAAEHRQQLRSLRDFLLVYNRMTELCFRHCVCNLNYRLLTGREESCLDSCAARLVRANHRLMGAYVGLMPALLQRRAAEHGAPAGPSGLPGSPEPAPGPAESSPDAPAAGT, encoded by the exons aTGGACCCGGCGGCCGAGCATCGGCAGCAGCTCCGCAGC CTGCGGGACTTCCTGCTGGTCTACAACCGTATGACCGAGCTGTGCTTCCGCCATTGTGTCTGCAACCTCAACTACCGCCTGCTCACGGGCCGCGAG GAGTCGTGCCTGGACAGCTGCGCGGCGAGGCTGGTCCGCGCCAACCACCGCCTGATGGGCGCCTACGTGGGACTGATGCCGGCACTGCTGCAACGCCGCGCAGCCGAGCACGGGGCGCCAGCGGGGCCATCCGGACTCCCGGGCTCCCCTGAGccggccccgggccccgcggAGTCCTCGCCAGACGCTCCCGCTGCCGGCACGTAG
- the RRP8 gene encoding ribosomal RNA-processing protein 8 isoform X3 gives MSGPGGPGPAGAKLDINRAGVAELEGALSGIGRRRARGIVRKREELKGFTCLDDLLHVKGITTRILELNSQRMTCRRCPGPEGPPRASATPLGDSEDHRAPAAQVVAEEEEEEEEEAPGPWEPERPWKGTPRSGADPDGSEGRGPQEPPGSTREQDEEEEEEEEEEEEGSCCSEEGEDSSNVYLYYTLGERWIDYLQRTGDGGLLRHLRPKMKRKSENGPDGRALSPGKKLCKGSDYGRTLGPCTPSPTTTFGDLRNAKVGQARRRRIPSVAPPPELQDWLHTFQRWSGPEKLLALDELIDRCEPAQIKYMMQVIEPQFQRDFISLLPKELALYVLSFLEPRDLLRAAQTCRYWRVLAEDNLLWREKCREEGIEEPLHLRKRRLLSPGFMYSPWKFAFLRQHRIDMNWRSGELRPPKVLKGHDDHVITCLQFCGNRIVSGSDDNTLKVWSAVTGECVQTLVGHTGGVWSSQMRDSVVISGSTDRTLKVWNADSGECVHTLYGHTSTVRCMHLHGNRVVSGSRDATLRLWDIETGQCLHVLMGHVAAVRCVQYDGNKVVSGAYDYTVKVWDPESESCTHTLQGHTNRVYSLQFDGTHIVSGSLDTSIRVWDVESGNCLHTLMGHQSLTSGMELRDNILVSGNADSTVKIWDIKTGQCLQTLQGPSKHQSAVTCLQFSSKFVVTSSDDGTVKLWDLKTGEFVRNLVALESGGSGGVVWRIRASNTKLVCAVGSRNGTEETKLLVLDFDVDLK, from the exons ATGTcggggccgggcgggccgggccccgccggggCCAAGCTCGACATCAACCGCGCCGGCGTAGCCGAGCTGGAGGGTGCCCTCAGCGGCATCGGCCGCCGCCGTGCCCGCGGTATCGTCCGCAAGAGAGAG GAGCTGAAGGGGTTCACTTGCTTGGATGACCTGCTGCATGTCAAGGGCATTACTACACGCATCCTGGAGCTCAACAGCCAGCGCATGACCTGCCGGCGGTGCCCGGGCCCTGAGGGGCCCCCACGGGCCAGCGCCACTCCTTTGGGGGACAGTGAGGACCACAGGGCGCCTGCAGCACAG GTGGTggctgaagaggaggaagaggaggaggaggaagcaccAGGGCCCTGGGAGCCAGAGCGTCCCTGGAAGGGTACCCCCAGGTCCGGAGCAGACCCTGATGGTTCTGAGGGGCGGGGACCACAGGAGCCCCCTGGGTCTACCAGGGAgcaggacgaggaggaggaagaagaagaggaagaggaggaggaagggagctgctgcagtgaggaaGGGGAAGACAGCAGCAATGTGTACCTGTACTACACCCTGGGAGAGCGCTGGATCGACTACCTGCAGCGCACTGGGGACGGGGGGCTGCTGCGGCACCTGCGCCCCAAG ATGAAGCGGAAGTCAGAGAATGGGCCAGATGGCCGGGCCTTGTCCCCTGGGAAGAAGCTGTGCAAAGGCTCTGACTATGGCAG GACACTGGGTCCCTGCACACCTAGCCCCACAACCACCTTTGGGGACCTGCGCAATGCCAAGGTGGGGCAGGCCCGGCGCCGACGCATCCCCTCAGTGGCGCCCCCGCCTGAGCTACAGGACTGGCTCCACACCTTCCAG CGCTGGAGCGGCCCTGAGAAGCTGCTGGCCCTGGATGAACTCATTGACCGCTGTGAGCCGGCGCAGATCAAGTACATGATGCAGGTCATCGAGCCCCAGTTCCAGCGGGATTTCATCTCCCTGCTGCCCAAGGAG CTGGCCCTGTACGTCTTGTCTTTCCTGGAGCCACGGGACCTGCTCCGTGCTGCCCAAACTTGCCGCTACTGGAGAGTCCTGGCCGAGGACAATCTGCTCTGGAGGGAGAAGTGTCGTGAGGAAG GGATTGAGGAGCCCCTACACCTGCGGAAGCGACGCCTGCTCAGCCCCGGATTCATGTACAGCCCCTGGAAATTCGCCTTCCTGCGCCAGCACCGCATCGACATGAACTGGCGTAGTGGGGAGCTGCGGCCCCCCAAG GTGCTGAAGGGCCACGACGACCATGTGATCACCTGCCTGCAGTTCTGTGGGAATCGCATAGTAAGCGGCTCTGATGACAACACGCTCAAAGTGTGGTCAGCTGTCACAGGGGAG TGCGTGCAGACGCTGGTGGGCCACACTGGGGGGGTTTGGTCGTCCCAGATGAGGGACAGCGTTGTCATCAGCGGCTCCACTGACCGCACGCTGAAGGTGTGGAATGCTGACAGCGGCGAGTGCGTGCACACGCTGTATGGACACACCTCTACCGTGCGCTGCATGCACCTGCACGGCAACAG GGTGGTGAGTGGCTCCCGGGATGCCACGCTGCGGCTCTGGGACATTGAGACGGGGCAGTGTCTGCACGTGCTGATGGGCCACGTGGCAGCTGTACGCTGTGTCCAGTATGATGGCAACAAGGTCGTCAGTGGTGCTTATGACTACACGGTCAAGGTGTGGGACCCCGAGAGTGAGAGCTGCACCcacacactgcagggacacaccaACCGTGTCTACTCACTGCAG TTTGATGGGACACACATCGTGAGCGGGTCCCTGGACACATCAATTCGCGTGTGGGATGTGGAGAGTGGGAACTGCCTGCACACGCTCATGGGGCACCAGTCACTCACCAGTGGGATGGAGCTGCGTGACAACATTCTCGTGTCTGGCAACGCCGACTCCACTGTCAAGATCTGGGACATCAAGACGGGGCAGTGCCTGCAGACACTGCAGG GTCCCAGCAAGCACCAGAGTGCTGTCACCTGCCTGCAGTTCAGCTCCAAGTTCGTGGTGACCAGCTCAGATGACGGGACAGTGAAGTTGTGGGACCTGAAGACAGGGGAGTTTGTGCGAAACCTGGTGGCCCTGGAGagtgggggctctgggggcgTGGTGTGGCGCATCCGTGCCTCCAACACGAAGCTGGTGTGTGCCGTGGGCAGCCGCAATGGCACGGAGGAGACcaagctgctggtgctggacTTTGATGTGGACCTTAAGTGA